The following coding sequences lie in one Gorilla gorilla gorilla isolate KB3781 chromosome 5, NHGRI_mGorGor1-v2.1_pri, whole genome shotgun sequence genomic window:
- the PNISR gene encoding arginine/serine-rich protein PNISR isoform X1: MWDQGGQPWQQWPLNQQQWMQSFQHQQDPSQIDWAALAQAWIAQREASGQQSMVEQPPGMMPNGQDMSTMESGPNNHGNFQGDSNFNRMWQPEWGMHQQPPHPPPDQPWMPPTPGPMDIVPPSEDSNSQDSGEFAPDNRHIFNQNNHNFGGPPDNFAVGPVNQFDYQHGAAFGPPQGGFHPPYWQPGPPGPPAPPQNRRERPSSFRDRQRSPIALPVKQEPPQIDAVKRRTLPAWIREGLEKMEREKQKKLEKERMEQQRSQLSKKEKKATEDAEGGDGPRLPQRSKFDSDEEEEDTENVEAASSGKVTRSPSPVPQEEHSDPEMTEEEKEYQMMLLTKMLLTEILLDVTDEEIYYVAKDAHRKATKAPAKQLAQSSALASLTGLGGLGGYGSGDSEDERSDRGSESSDTDDEELRHRIRQKQEAFWRKEKEQQLLHDKQMEEEKQQTERVTKEMNEFIHKEQNSLSLLEAREADGDVVNEKKRTPNETTSVLEPKKEHKEKEKQGRSRSGSSSSGSSSSNSRTSSTSSTVSSSSYSSSSGSSRTSSRSSSPKRKKRHSRSRSPTIKARRSRSRSYSRRIKIESNRARVKIRDRRRSNRNSIERERRRNRSPSRERRRSRSRSRDRRTNRASRSRSRDRRKIDDQRGNLSGNSHKHKGEAKEQERKKERSRSIDKDRKKKDKEREREQDKRKEKQKREEKDFKFSSQDDRLKRKRESERTFSRSGSISVKIIRHDSRQDSKKSTTKDSKKHSGSDSSGRSSSESPGSSKEKKAKKPKHSRSRSMEKSQRSGKKASRKHKSKSRSRSTTPPRRKR; encoded by the exons aTGTGGGATCAAGGAGGACAGCCTTGGCAGCAGTGGCCCTTGAACCAGCAACAATGGATGCAGTCATTCCAGCACCAACAGGATCCAA GCCAGATTGATTGGGCTGCATTGGCCCAAGCTTGGATTGCCCAAAGAGAAGCTTCAGGACAGCAAAGCATGGTAGAACAACCACCAGGAATGATGCCAAATGGACAAGATATGTCTACAATGGAATCTGGTCCAAACAATCATGGGAATTTCCAAGGGGATTCGAACTTCAACAGAATGTGGCAACCAG AATGGGGAATGCATCAGCAACCCCCACACCCCCCTCCAGATCAGCCATGGATGCCACCAACACCAGGCCCAATGGACATTGTTCCTCCTTCTGAAGACAGCAACAGTCAGGACAGTGGGGAATTTGCCCCTGACAACAGGCATATATTTAACCAGAACAATCACAACTTTGGTGGACCACCCGATAATTTTGCAGTGGGGCCAGTGAACCAGTTTGACTATCAG CATGGGGCTGCTTTTGGTCCACCGCAAGGTGGATTTCATCCTCCTTATTGGCAACCAGGACCTCCAGGACCTCCAGCACCTCCCCAGAATCGAAGAGAAAGGCCATCATCATTCAGGGATCGTCAGCGTTCACCTATTGCACTTCCTGTGAAGCAGGAGCCTCCACAAATTG ACGCAGTAAAACGCAGGACTCTTCCCGCTTGGATTCGCGAAGGTCTTGAAAAAATGGAACGTGAAAAGCAGAAGAAattggagaaagaaagaatggaacaACAACGTTCACAAttgtccaaaaaagaaaaaaaggccacagAAGATGCTGAAGGAGGGGATGGCCCTCGTTTACCTCAGAGAAGTAAATTT gaTAGTGATGAGGAAGAAGAAGACACTGAAAATGTTGAGGCTGCAAGTAGTGGGAAAGTCACCAGAAGTCCATCCCCAGTTCCTCAAGAAGAGCACAGTGACCCTGAGATGACTGAAGAGGAGAAAGAGTATCAAATG ATGTTGCTGACAAAAATGCTTCTGACAGAAATTCTGCTGGAtgtcacagatgaagaaatttatTACGTAGCCAAAGATGCACACCGCAAAGCAACGAAAG CTCCTGCAAAACAGCTGGCACAGTCCAGTGCACTGGCTTCCCTCACTGGACTCG GTGGACTGGGTGGTTATGGATCAGGAGACAGTGAAGATGAGAGGAGTGACAGAGGATCTGAGTCATCTGACACTGATGATGAAGAATTACGGCATCGAATCCGGCAAAAACAGGAAGctttttggagaaaagaaaaagaacagcagcTATTACATGATAAACAGATGGAAG aagAAAAGCAGCAAACAGAAAGGGTTACAAAAGAGATGAATGAATTTATCCATAAAGAGCAAAATAGTTTATCACTACTAGAAGCAAGAGAAGCAGACGGTGATGTGGTTAATGAAAAGAAGAGAACTCCAAATGAAACCACATCAGTtttagaaccaaaaaaagagcataaagaaaaagaaaaacaaggaaggaGTAGGTCGGGAAGTTCTAGTAGTGGTAGTTCCAGTAGCAATAGCAGAACTAGTAGTACTAGTAGTACTGTCTCTAGCTCTTCATACAGTTCTAGCTCAGGTAGTAGTCGTACTTCTTCTCGGTCTTCTTCtcctaaaaggaaaaagagacacaGTAGGAGTAGATCTCCAACAATCAAAGCTAGACGTAGCAGGAGTAGAAGCTATTCTCGCAGAATTAAAATAGAGAGCAATAGGGCTAGGGTAAAGATTAGAGATAGAAGGAGATCTAACAGAAATAGCATTGAAAGAGAAAGACGACGAAATCGGAGTCCTTCCCGAGAGAGACGTAGAAGTAGAAGTCGCTCAAGGGATAGACGAACCAATCGTGCCAGTCGCAGTAGGAGTCGAGATAGGCGTAAAATTGATGATCAACGTGGAAATCTTAGTGGGAACAGTCATAAGCATAAAGGTGAGGCTAAAGAAcaagagaggaaaaaggagaggAGTCGAAGTATAGATAAAGataggaaaaagaaagacaaagaaagggaaCGTGAACaggataaaagaaaagagaaacaaaaaagggaagaaaaagatttCAAGTTCAGTAGTCAGGATGATAGATTAAAAAGGAAACGAGAAAGTGAAAGAACATTTTCTAGGAGTGGTTCTATATCTGTTAAAATCATAAGACATGATTCTAGACAGGATAGTAAGAAAAGTACTACCAAAGATAGTAAAAAACATTCAGGCTCTGATTCTAGTGGAAGGAGCAGTTCTGAGTCTCCAGGAAGTAGCAAAGAAAAGAAGGCTAAGAAGCCTAAACATAGTCGATCGCGATCCATGGAGAAATCTCAAAGGTCTGGTAAGAAGGCAAGCCGCAAACACAAGTCTAAGTCCCGATCAAG aTCAACAACCCCTCCCCGTCGTAAACGCTGA
- the PNISR gene encoding arginine/serine-rich protein PNISR isoform X2 yields MWDQGGQPWQQWPLNQQQWMQSFQHQQDPSQIDWAALAQAWIAQREASGQQSMVEQPPGMMPNGQDMSTMESGPNNHGNFQGDSNFNRMWQPEWGMHQQPPHPPPDQPWMPPTPGPMDIVPPSEDSNSQDSGEFAPDNRHIFNQNNHNFGGPPDNFAVGPVNQFDYQHGAAFGPPQGGFHPPYWQPGPPGPPAPPQNRRERPSSFRDRQRSPIALPVKQEPPQIDAVKRRTLPAWIREGLEKMEREKQKKLEKERMEQQRSQLSKKEKKATEDAEGGDGPRLPQRSKFDSDEEEEDTENVEAASSGKVTRSPSPVPQEEHSDPEMTEEEKEYQMMLLTKMLLTEILLDVTDEEIYYVAKDAHRKATKGGLGGYGSGDSEDERSDRGSESSDTDDEELRHRIRQKQEAFWRKEKEQQLLHDKQMEEEKQQTERVTKEMNEFIHKEQNSLSLLEAREADGDVVNEKKRTPNETTSVLEPKKEHKEKEKQGRSRSGSSSSGSSSSNSRTSSTSSTVSSSSYSSSSGSSRTSSRSSSPKRKKRHSRSRSPTIKARRSRSRSYSRRIKIESNRARVKIRDRRRSNRNSIERERRRNRSPSRERRRSRSRSRDRRTNRASRSRSRDRRKIDDQRGNLSGNSHKHKGEAKEQERKKERSRSIDKDRKKKDKEREREQDKRKEKQKREEKDFKFSSQDDRLKRKRESERTFSRSGSISVKIIRHDSRQDSKKSTTKDSKKHSGSDSSGRSSSESPGSSKEKKAKKPKHSRSRSMEKSQRSGKKASRKHKSKSRSRSTTPPRRKR; encoded by the exons aTGTGGGATCAAGGAGGACAGCCTTGGCAGCAGTGGCCCTTGAACCAGCAACAATGGATGCAGTCATTCCAGCACCAACAGGATCCAA GCCAGATTGATTGGGCTGCATTGGCCCAAGCTTGGATTGCCCAAAGAGAAGCTTCAGGACAGCAAAGCATGGTAGAACAACCACCAGGAATGATGCCAAATGGACAAGATATGTCTACAATGGAATCTGGTCCAAACAATCATGGGAATTTCCAAGGGGATTCGAACTTCAACAGAATGTGGCAACCAG AATGGGGAATGCATCAGCAACCCCCACACCCCCCTCCAGATCAGCCATGGATGCCACCAACACCAGGCCCAATGGACATTGTTCCTCCTTCTGAAGACAGCAACAGTCAGGACAGTGGGGAATTTGCCCCTGACAACAGGCATATATTTAACCAGAACAATCACAACTTTGGTGGACCACCCGATAATTTTGCAGTGGGGCCAGTGAACCAGTTTGACTATCAG CATGGGGCTGCTTTTGGTCCACCGCAAGGTGGATTTCATCCTCCTTATTGGCAACCAGGACCTCCAGGACCTCCAGCACCTCCCCAGAATCGAAGAGAAAGGCCATCATCATTCAGGGATCGTCAGCGTTCACCTATTGCACTTCCTGTGAAGCAGGAGCCTCCACAAATTG ACGCAGTAAAACGCAGGACTCTTCCCGCTTGGATTCGCGAAGGTCTTGAAAAAATGGAACGTGAAAAGCAGAAGAAattggagaaagaaagaatggaacaACAACGTTCACAAttgtccaaaaaagaaaaaaaggccacagAAGATGCTGAAGGAGGGGATGGCCCTCGTTTACCTCAGAGAAGTAAATTT gaTAGTGATGAGGAAGAAGAAGACACTGAAAATGTTGAGGCTGCAAGTAGTGGGAAAGTCACCAGAAGTCCATCCCCAGTTCCTCAAGAAGAGCACAGTGACCCTGAGATGACTGAAGAGGAGAAAGAGTATCAAATG ATGTTGCTGACAAAAATGCTTCTGACAGAAATTCTGCTGGAtgtcacagatgaagaaatttatTACGTAGCCAAAGATGCACACCGCAAAGCAACGAAAG GTGGACTGGGTGGTTATGGATCAGGAGACAGTGAAGATGAGAGGAGTGACAGAGGATCTGAGTCATCTGACACTGATGATGAAGAATTACGGCATCGAATCCGGCAAAAACAGGAAGctttttggagaaaagaaaaagaacagcagcTATTACATGATAAACAGATGGAAG aagAAAAGCAGCAAACAGAAAGGGTTACAAAAGAGATGAATGAATTTATCCATAAAGAGCAAAATAGTTTATCACTACTAGAAGCAAGAGAAGCAGACGGTGATGTGGTTAATGAAAAGAAGAGAACTCCAAATGAAACCACATCAGTtttagaaccaaaaaaagagcataaagaaaaagaaaaacaaggaaggaGTAGGTCGGGAAGTTCTAGTAGTGGTAGTTCCAGTAGCAATAGCAGAACTAGTAGTACTAGTAGTACTGTCTCTAGCTCTTCATACAGTTCTAGCTCAGGTAGTAGTCGTACTTCTTCTCGGTCTTCTTCtcctaaaaggaaaaagagacacaGTAGGAGTAGATCTCCAACAATCAAAGCTAGACGTAGCAGGAGTAGAAGCTATTCTCGCAGAATTAAAATAGAGAGCAATAGGGCTAGGGTAAAGATTAGAGATAGAAGGAGATCTAACAGAAATAGCATTGAAAGAGAAAGACGACGAAATCGGAGTCCTTCCCGAGAGAGACGTAGAAGTAGAAGTCGCTCAAGGGATAGACGAACCAATCGTGCCAGTCGCAGTAGGAGTCGAGATAGGCGTAAAATTGATGATCAACGTGGAAATCTTAGTGGGAACAGTCATAAGCATAAAGGTGAGGCTAAAGAAcaagagaggaaaaaggagaggAGTCGAAGTATAGATAAAGataggaaaaagaaagacaaagaaagggaaCGTGAACaggataaaagaaaagagaaacaaaaaagggaagaaaaagatttCAAGTTCAGTAGTCAGGATGATAGATTAAAAAGGAAACGAGAAAGTGAAAGAACATTTTCTAGGAGTGGTTCTATATCTGTTAAAATCATAAGACATGATTCTAGACAGGATAGTAAGAAAAGTACTACCAAAGATAGTAAAAAACATTCAGGCTCTGATTCTAGTGGAAGGAGCAGTTCTGAGTCTCCAGGAAGTAGCAAAGAAAAGAAGGCTAAGAAGCCTAAACATAGTCGATCGCGATCCATGGAGAAATCTCAAAGGTCTGGTAAGAAGGCAAGCCGCAAACACAAGTCTAAGTCCCGATCAAG aTCAACAACCCCTCCCCGTCGTAAACGCTGA
- the PNISR gene encoding arginine/serine-rich protein PNISR isoform X3, with translation MWDQGGQPWQQWPLNQQQWMQSFQHQQDPSQIDWAALAQAWIAQREASGQQSMVEQPPGMMPNGQDMSTMESGPNNHGNFQGDSNFNRMWQPG, from the exons aTGTGGGATCAAGGAGGACAGCCTTGGCAGCAGTGGCCCTTGAACCAGCAACAATGGATGCAGTCATTCCAGCACCAACAGGATCCAA GCCAGATTGATTGGGCTGCATTGGCCCAAGCTTGGATTGCCCAAAGAGAAGCTTCAGGACAGCAAAGCATGGTAGAACAACCACCAGGAATGATGCCAAATGGACAAGATATGTCTACAATGGAATCTGGTCCAAACAATCATGGGAATTTCCAAGGGGATTCGAACTTCAACAGAATGTGGCAACCAG GCTGA